In Aegilops tauschii subsp. strangulata cultivar AL8/78 chromosome 3, Aet v6.0, whole genome shotgun sequence, one genomic interval encodes:
- the LOC120970901 gene encoding uncharacterized protein isoform X1, producing the protein MFPCFGWMGVGAASIAATRKTPVTSCPFQPRIMNDFKLKMLNHAMQELLFWAPMEDSCNCCQEHCQFSGCHHASNWPLICLLFVLLKGIWIRSRNGARDDMSNTCLTLDSGFFLQVDHTIVRISARIILYIMLDHLGICRVIYRLRMYSQNTISVVVLFYTSVQSNGICILYCTATL; encoded by the exons ATGTTCCCTTGCTTTGGTTGGATGGGTGTAGGAGCAGCAAGCATCGCCGCCACCCGGAAAACTCCAGTAACTTCTTGCCCCTTCCAGCCTCG GATCATGAACGACTTCAAGCTGAAGATGTTGAACCATGCGATGCAAGAATTATTATTTTGGGCTCCTATGGAAG ACTCATGTAATTGCTGTCAAGAACACTGTCAGTTCAGCGGTTGTCATCATGCAAGCAATTGGCCGCTGATCTGCTTGCTCTTTGTACTACTAAAG GGGATATGGATCAGAAGCCGCAATGGTGCGCGTGACGACATGTCTAACACTTGCCTGACCCTGGACTCTGGCTTCTTCTTACAA GTTGACCATACTATTGTGAGAATCTCGGCCAGGATCATTCTTTATATCATGTTGGATCATCTTGGAATTTGTAGAGTAATTTATCGTCTAAGGATGTACTCACAGAACACAATCAGTGTGGTTGTGCTTTTCTACACTTCTGTCCAGAGCAATGGGATATGTATTCTGTACTGTACGGCTACCCTCTAA
- the LOC120970901 gene encoding uncharacterized protein isoform X2 encodes MFPCFGWMGVGAASIAATRKTPVTSCPFQPRIMNDFKLKMLNHAMQELLFWAPMEDSCNCCQEHCQFSGCHHASNWPLICLLFVLLKVASYGEAGDMDQKPQWCA; translated from the exons ATGTTCCCTTGCTTTGGTTGGATGGGTGTAGGAGCAGCAAGCATCGCCGCCACCCGGAAAACTCCAGTAACTTCTTGCCCCTTCCAGCCTCG GATCATGAACGACTTCAAGCTGAAGATGTTGAACCATGCGATGCAAGAATTATTATTTTGGGCTCCTATGGAAG ACTCATGTAATTGCTGTCAAGAACACTGTCAGTTCAGCGGTTGTCATCATGCAAGCAATTGGCCGCTGATCTGCTTGCTCTTTGTACTACTAAAG GTGGCATCATACGGTGAAGCAGGGGATATGGATCAGAAGCCGCAATGGTGCGCGTGA